The sequence CGCTTCCATTCGGCAAACCCGTAAGCTCCCGCGTTCCTCTGCGCGCCTTTCGTCCCTCCCACCTGTGCGCTCACGTCCTCCCTCGCGTGCGGCGCTCAGTTTCCGGCCCTACCCGTGGGCGTCGGCGCCTAGTGGCGCTCTTCTCATTTGGGTTCTTTGGGGGCTCTTTCACCCGCGACTCCCTACTCCCGGCCTGCCTTTTTCTTGTCACTGGACTGCTTCGTGCTTTGAGGGCCCTAACTCCTCCAGTGTCCCGTGGGAGGGGCAGCCGGGCGCTTCACCCGCGACTCGAGGCTCTTTTCCCGCGGGTGCGGTGCCAGCTCCAGCGATCCGAGGCTTTCGAGCCCTCCCGCCCGCCACACCTGGGGCCCCTCGTCTAAGAGGCAGCACATACCCCAACCAGAATTTAAGGAAGTCCGGGGAACTTAAGTTTTACAGCCTGTTTAGCATCCTCCTGGCTGCAAAATAatttagtcttttttaaaaaaaattgcatctcGATAGTGTTAGGCCAGATGTTTTCCTGTTCTGACACTGGGCCATGTTTCAGCTACACAGTTAAATGCTTTAGCTTGTCTTGGATTCTATTTTCCAGTCCCTACTTGTAGTTAAGTATATGATGTCCCTGCAGTGTTGGACTAGAACTAAGGGAAGTGGGAAATTACAGGTTTCTTGCCCGCTTTATGTCAGAGCCATGTTTTCCTAGAGCCCAGGGAAATAATTGCATATTCAGCATTTCATCTGGGGACATTTCTATTTTCCTATACAATTTCATTCTATTGGTATTAAGGAATGAGGATTTATGCAGGCACTTCTGACccgttattttattttttgagatggagtttcccaggctggagtgcggtggcactgtcttgctcactgcatcctctgcctcgcgggttcagatgattctcctgcctcagcctcctgagtagctgggattacaggtgcctgccatcacactcggctaatttttgtattttttggtagagacagggtttcaccatgttgcccaagttggtcttgaactcctgacctcaggtgatccgtctgcctcagcctcccaaagtgctgggattacaggcgtgaaccatcacgCCCGTCTTTCTCATCCCTTATTAACTGAACTAGATGCATTGAAGTCAAAACCTTGAGAAAGAGGCTCAGTTCAGCCTCTGTAAAAATGAAGACTTGGCCCTGCTATAAGAACTGGGGtgcaggagggagaagatcagttCCGGTTGTTTCATTAGGTCTGAGGGTTGTATGTCAGTTCCTAGAATAGAAAAGTTTTGGCAGAATGTAAGCTGTGGTCACTATAGTTGTAGGTGAACCACCTTAGAAACAGTGTATGCAAATAGAAGACTAAAAAGGTATTCCTGAGCCAAATAGAATTTTTGAATGGCTTTTtgctactttctatttttttctttttcttttttttttttttttgagacggagtctcgctctgtcgcccaggctggagtgcagtggcgcgatctcggctcactgcaagctccgcctcccgggcttacgccattctcctgcctcagcctcccgagtagctgggactacagccgccaccacgcccggctaattttgtttttttttattttatttttagtagagacggggtttcaccgtgttagccaggatggtctcgatctcctgaccatcCTTGGTCCGccgtccttggcctcccaaagtgctgggattacaggcctgagccacagctcccggccGCTTCTTTCTTTTACTCTAGAGGTTGGTCATTAAACAGTTACGATTCATCTTTTTCGTAAGTTAGACATCTAAAATAAGCCTCTGGAAAATGCCTGCTTCTCCGCCAGTTTTGATACTGGCTTTGCTTTCTTTCTGacctcatgtttttcttttccccagtgatttctttttcttttttctttttttttttttttgagacggagtcttgcttgaTCACCCAGGCCATAGTGCTGCaacctccaacctccacctcccaggttcaagcgattctcctgcctcagcctcccgctggctgggattacaggcacccgccaccatgcccagctaatttttgtatttttaatagagatggggtttcactatgttggccagtctggtctcaaactcctgacctcaagtgagccgcctgcctcagcctcccaaagtgttagtattaccagcgtgagccaccacgcctggcatccCCAGTGATTTCCTGTAATTTAATTTGAGAAACCAAGAGAATCTTGGTCTTAATATACTTTTAAGCCTAATTAAGGAATCaacaatgtaattttaaaaattaagctctGTGGTACATTTTCAAAGCACacctttcatttgcatttttcattttgttctaggAGCTCTTTGTTCAATGCCTAGCCACCTATTCCTACAGACACGGcagtggaaaggaaaagaaagtactGACTTACAGTGATTTAGCAAACACTGCACAGCAATCAGAAACTTTTCAGTTTCTTGCAGGTACTTAGTCTTTGAAACATTCTGGTTAAAAAATGATTAGTAATCAATAGCTCTTTCCCCACCCCTTGCCTCCCTTCTGCTCTCACGGAAAATTAGACTTTTTGCTACTTTTTCCAAGCCGCAAAGTACTATGAGCTGTCACAGGAAGATACTTTTAGTCTTCTCTGTTTGAATGTGTTTGTCATGTGGTCCACCTAGAACAATAGTGAAGCCAACAACATTCACAAGATGTGGGTTGGCCGCGTATGCTGGGCAGTCCTTTACTCTCTACAGGGACCCTTCCTGCCACTGAAGGGAAAACTCAGGGTGGGTCTACATGGCTGTAGTTAGAGCTTAAGTCTACCCTGGGGCTAGCCTAGGCTATCTCAGGTAGTCGGGCAGGGTTGCTCATAAAAGCAGCTCATAGAGACACCATGGTTTGTACTCACTGGACTGGAAAGAGGCCTATAGCGTTCGTTGGGAGACAATGCtagtttctttgatattttacccAGAAATGCAGCCTGAATTTCATCTTGTTTTGGAACCTCTTATAGAGGTCAAAGCAGGAACTAGTACATTTTGAAATGTGCATTGCTGTGTTCATAGTCTACCATAACCAATTGCTGATGTACGCTTTATGTTTTTAAGATATATTACCAAAGAAGATTTTAGCTAGTAAATACCTGAAAATGcttaaagaggaaaagagggaagaagatgAGAATGACAATGATAATGAAAGTGACCATGATGAAGCTGACTCCTAAACCgaaaaagtgctttaaaaaccAGCCTGGCGAGGACAGCCCTGGACCCTCTCCACTGTCTCTAAGTAAACACAGCACTGCCCGCTTTTAGCGTCTTCACTTCTTCACAGACTTCCAGTGCGT comes from Pan troglodytes isolate AG18354 chromosome 7, NHGRI_mPanTro3-v2.0_pri, whole genome shotgun sequence and encodes:
- the CHRAC1 gene encoding chromatin accessibility complex protein 1; protein product: MADVVVGKDKGGEQRLISLPLSRIRVIMKSSPEVSSINQEALVLTAKATELFVQCLATYSYRHGSGKEKKVLTYSDLANTAQQSETFQFLADILPKKILASKYLKMLKEEKREEDENDNDNESDHDEADS